One region of Gilliamella sp. ESL0405 genomic DNA includes:
- a CDS encoding DUF3829 domain-containing protein produces MEKKLLLALVINVLALTGCDEGDNNDVSEKSNVSTSINSYDINLSDDSFDDNAVVNTEPNVVNTKQSDANIKQDVENTKQQDNITNIVKLDTQKIVEPAQTTATATANLTEEQKAYQITQKVSNYIDATNQHSRRLSAGLSVWSDRVEKIKQGIENKNYRVIESSLLLNSRGYERLRQSLIATLTKNPIPIEPVDTHARNLIATLDELLPIWAELEKYNSTRRFEDDNGAKGKELMATFTPDYLKANQLYNQFSASVQQLAYEQSKLSLELFKKQGRTLELYAEECLNYGEQILAQFDYLEDFQDKEKITKANEYLALLEDRLDKLQNELQIAEKNGRNIVGFSSMIRYLEDFIGDYRAIRNNPRAVTTYMVEHYNQAVECYNDRINQP; encoded by the coding sequence TTGGAAAAAAAATTATTATTAGCATTAGTGATTAATGTGCTGGCTTTGACTGGTTGTGATGAAGGTGATAATAATGATGTTTCGGAAAAATCTAATGTGTCAACTTCAATTAATTCTTATGATATCAATTTATCTGATGATTCTTTTGATGATAATGCAGTCGTAAACACCGAACCAAATGTCGTAAATACTAAACAAAGCGACGCAAATATTAAACAAGACGTTGAAAATACTAAACAACAGGACAACATTACTAATATTGTTAAACTTGATACTCAAAAGATTGTGGAGCCAGCTCAAACAACGGCAACAGCAACAGCTAATTTAACTGAAGAACAAAAAGCGTATCAAATAACTCAGAAAGTATCTAACTATATCGATGCGACAAACCAGCACAGTAGACGCCTAAGTGCTGGTTTATCGGTTTGGTCTGATAGGGTAGAGAAAATAAAGCAGGGGATTGAAAATAAGAACTATCGCGTTATTGAATCCTCACTGCTTTTAAACTCCAGAGGTTACGAAAGGTTACGCCAAAGCTTGATTGCCACTTTAACTAAAAATCCGATTCCGATTGAACCGGTAGATACTCATGCTCGTAATCTAATCGCAACGCTAGATGAGCTTTTACCGATTTGGGCTGAACTGGAAAAATATAACTCCACCAGACGTTTTGAAGATGATAATGGGGCAAAAGGAAAAGAGTTAATGGCGACTTTTACGCCAGATTATTTAAAAGCAAACCAACTTTATAATCAATTTTCTGCCTCTGTCCAACAGTTGGCATATGAGCAAAGTAAATTAAGTCTAGAGTTATTTAAAAAGCAGGGTCGAACCTTAGAACTTTATGCTGAAGAGTGTTTAAATTATGGCGAACAAATTTTAGCGCAATTTGACTATCTTGAAGATTTTCAGGATAAAGAAAAAATCACTAAAGCCAATGAATATTTAGCGCTGTTAGAGGACAGACTCGACAAGCTACAAAATGAGCTACAAATTGCTGAAAAAAACGGTAGAAATATTGTAGGATTTAGCTCGATGATAAGATATTTAGAAGATTTTATTGGTGATTATCGCGCTATCAGAAATAATCCGCGTGCGGTAACAACGTATATGGTCGAACATTATAATCAAGCAGTCGAATGTTATAACGACCGTATCAATCAACCTTAA
- a CDS encoding cytochrome b has product MQKYPQYSSKQKTIHWLSALLVVIVVALLIFKVTLSPILGGMANIYLWHKSLGVVVFLFTVWRVIVISKDGVPDVLPKNKKLQRILAKSTQGFLYILLFILPLSGYLMSSRALNVFGLISIPAIPMPNGLYGFFHSVHIVGSYLLAILVMLHIAGALYHYFWVKDKALQSML; this is encoded by the coding sequence ATGCAGAAATATCCACAATATAGCAGTAAACAAAAAACGATCCATTGGTTATCAGCGTTACTGGTGGTCATTGTCGTTGCGTTATTAATCTTCAAAGTGACATTGTCACCTATTTTAGGTGGCATGGCTAATATCTATTTATGGCATAAATCGCTAGGAGTAGTGGTTTTCCTATTTACCGTATGGCGTGTGATTGTCATTAGTAAAGACGGCGTGCCGGATGTCTTACCTAAAAATAAGAAATTACAACGCATTTTAGCCAAATCAACTCAAGGATTTCTTTATATTCTATTATTTATATTACCCTTATCCGGGTATCTTATGAGTAGCCGTGCTTTGAATGTGTTTGGCCTCATCTCCATACCGGCTATACCTATGCCCAATGGGTTATATGGATTTTTTCACTCTGTTCATATAGTGGGATCGTATTTGTTAGCCATATTAGTGATGTTACACATTGCCGGGGCTTTATATCACTATTTTTGGGTTAAAGATAAAGCTTTGCAATCGATGTTATAG
- the msrB gene encoding peptide-methionine (R)-S-oxide reductase MsrB encodes MNKLLKEKAVSALSPMQYHVTQQNGTEPPFENEFNDNHQEGLYVDVVSGEPLFTSTDKFDSGCGWPSFAKPINNDSIIEKEDNSYGMRRIEVRSQQADSHLGHVFNDGPKTLGGLRYCINSAALRFIPKDELEAKGYGEYLHLFK; translated from the coding sequence ATGAATAAATTATTGAAAGAAAAAGCCGTTTCAGCGCTAAGTCCTATGCAATATCATGTCACTCAACAAAATGGGACAGAGCCGCCATTTGAAAACGAGTTTAATGACAATCATCAAGAAGGGCTTTACGTTGATGTGGTATCGGGTGAACCACTGTTTACCTCGACAGATAAATTTGATTCTGGCTGTGGTTGGCCAAGTTTTGCTAAGCCAATCAACAATGACAGTATCATCGAAAAAGAGGATAACAGCTACGGTATGCGCCGCATAGAGGTGAGATCACAGCAAGCCGATTCGCATCTGGGGCATGTCTTTAACGACGGTCCGAAAACGTTAGGTGGTTTACGCTATTGCATTAACTCTGCTGCGTTGCGGTTTATTCCGAAAGATGAGTTAGAAGCAAAAGGTTATGGCGAATATCTGCATCTATTTAAATAG
- a CDS encoding DUF421 domain-containing protein, which translates to MYLLSMAPKFLLALIILLIYVKLSGKSQIAPMSQLDQVGSMVIGALVGGALLSPTVSAWESAGLVAIWAGLLILIRFIKSKNSRLRDAIDGEPIQLVKNGNLLSDNFIKANLPVRDFETLVNIQGISSFDQLKQVWYELNGSLTIIKKGEKDIAVLIIENGGISHDNLEQLKKSEDWVKSEIKKQGYDKIEDIFCAEWFDNKFLIYPYDSVRNGEANK; encoded by the coding sequence ATGTATTTATTATCAATGGCGCCAAAATTTTTGTTAGCTTTAATAATATTACTTATCTATGTCAAATTATCCGGAAAAAGCCAAATAGCGCCAATGTCTCAGTTAGATCAGGTCGGTAGCATGGTTATCGGTGCGTTAGTCGGGGGAGCGTTATTAAGTCCAACAGTTTCTGCATGGGAATCGGCAGGATTAGTTGCCATATGGGCGGGATTATTAATATTGATTCGCTTTATTAAATCAAAAAATTCCCGTTTGCGTGATGCCATTGACGGTGAGCCAATTCAATTGGTGAAAAACGGCAATCTATTGAGTGATAACTTTATAAAAGCTAATTTACCGGTCAGAGACTTTGAGACATTAGTCAATATTCAAGGTATCTCCTCTTTTGATCAGCTAAAACAAGTTTGGTATGAATTAAATGGCTCATTAACCATTATCAAGAAAGGTGAAAAAGATATAGCGGTATTGATTATCGAAAATGGTGGAATCAGTCATGATAATCTGGAACAGCTAAAAAAATCTGAAGATTGGGTGAAAAGTGAAATCAAAAAACAGGGTTATGATAAGATTGAAGACATCTTTTGTGCAGAATGGTTTGATAACAAATTTCTGATTTATCCATACGATTCAGTGCGTAATGGCGAGGCGAATAAATAA
- a CDS encoding ester cyclase, translating into MKNKQLVENFFKDVFINGDVEKIKHYVAENYIQHNPQVKNGLDGFTEFFKSYIKSKPKFDVINISCEADMVYVFYKTTMPDGSISKVCDIYRVENNKIAEHWDVIESHVEKIKSVNHNSVF; encoded by the coding sequence ATGAAAAACAAGCAATTAGTTGAAAACTTCTTTAAAGATGTATTTATCAATGGCGATGTAGAGAAAATTAAACATTACGTCGCTGAAAACTATATTCAACACAATCCTCAAGTTAAAAATGGTTTAGACGGTTTTACTGAATTTTTTAAGTCTTATATTAAAAGTAAACCGAAATTTGACGTGATTAATATAAGTTGTGAAGCCGATATGGTTTATGTTTTTTATAAAACCACCATGCCCGATGGCTCGATTAGTAAAGTTTGTGATATTTACCGTGTTGAAAATAATAAAATTGCGGAACATTGGGATGTGATTGAATCGCATGTCGAAAAAATTAAATCGGTCAATCATAACAGTGTATTTTAG
- the erpA gene encoding iron-sulfur cluster insertion protein ErpA: MSDALPINFTDAAANKVKSLVTEEENPNLKLRVYITGGGCSGFQYGFTFDEKVNEDDLSIEKNGVSLVIDPMSLQYLVGGTIDYVEGLQGSRFVVDNPNATTTCGCGSSFSV, translated from the coding sequence ATGAGCGATGCTTTACCGATTAACTTTACTGATGCTGCTGCAAATAAAGTTAAATCACTAGTCACAGAAGAAGAAAACCCTAATCTAAAATTACGTGTCTACATCACTGGCGGTGGTTGTAGTGGGTTTCAGTATGGCTTTACTTTTGATGAAAAAGTAAACGAAGATGATCTGTCAATCGAAAAAAATGGCGTTTCACTAGTTATTGACCCAATGAGTTTACAATACTTAGTTGGTGGAACGATTGATTATGTTGAAGGTCTACAAGGATCGCGTTTTGTTGTTGATAATCCCAATGCAACAACAACTTGTGGCTGTGGATCATCTTTTAGCGTGTAG
- a CDS encoding DksA/TraR family C4-type zinc finger protein encodes MASGWASDDAVNQQIEGTIADAIENVRRHLNQNTKSADFCIECGEPIPEARKQALPGVQYCLSCQQEIDKQISKTATLYNRRGSKDSQLR; translated from the coding sequence ATGGCTAGTGGTTGGGCATCTGATGATGCTGTAAATCAACAAATTGAAGGTACCATTGCTGATGCTATCGAAAATGTTAGACGTCATTTAAACCAAAATACAAAGAGTGCCGATTTTTGTATTGAATGTGGTGAGCCTATTCCCGAAGCTCGCAAACAAGCGCTACCGGGTGTTCAATATTGCTTATCTTGTCAGCAAGAAATCGATAAACAAATTAGCAAAACCGCTACATTATATAATCGACGTGGCAGTAAAGATAGCCAATTGCGTTAG
- a CDS encoding AraC family transcriptional regulator: protein MHNDRLVQTHAYLKQKILQLLPQQARLSTDIPGLMISRYDHDRPPESCFYHPMIAMVVQGHKRSMIGNQTFNYGQGQCMVVGVDLPGVFHISGATPKDPFISISIKLDKHIISQLLSEMAIKPDLATNKPTSAVVVSTATHQIIDTFLRLIELLEQPQSIGFIAPLLIKELHYYLLNSPLGQSLRFSNLKGANLKQIAKAINWLRNNYTQPLDVDTLLKLVNMSSSTFHRHFRQVTTLSPLQFQKQLRLYEAERLMLQEGKDVKSVAFQVGYESQSQFSREYKRQFGASPNNDMLKKRY from the coding sequence ATGCATAACGATCGGTTGGTACAAACGCATGCTTATTTAAAACAGAAGATTTTGCAACTACTACCGCAACAAGCTCGACTCTCCACAGATATTCCGGGATTAATGATATCTCGTTATGACCATGACAGACCACCTGAAAGCTGTTTTTATCATCCAATGATTGCCATGGTCGTGCAGGGGCATAAGCGGTCTATGATAGGAAATCAAACATTCAATTATGGTCAAGGCCAATGTATGGTTGTTGGGGTCGATCTGCCGGGAGTATTTCATATTTCGGGCGCTACGCCAAAAGATCCTTTTATTTCAATATCAATAAAACTTGATAAGCACATCATCAGTCAATTACTTAGCGAAATGGCAATAAAACCTGACTTAGCGACAAATAAACCCACATCAGCGGTGGTCGTCTCTACAGCAACACATCAAATTATTGATACGTTTTTGCGCCTAATTGAGTTGCTCGAACAGCCCCAAAGTATAGGCTTTATTGCGCCACTGCTTATCAAAGAACTTCATTATTATTTGCTTAACAGTCCATTGGGTCAAAGTCTACGATTTTCCAATCTAAAAGGGGCAAACCTTAAGCAGATAGCCAAAGCGATTAACTGGCTACGCAATAACTACACTCAGCCACTTGATGTTGATACCTTATTAAAGTTAGTGAATATGTCGAGCTCAACCTTTCATCGCCATTTTCGTCAAGTCACAACTCTAAGTCCCTTACAATTTCAAAAACAGTTACGTTTATATGAAGCTGAACGCCTTATGCTTCAAGAAGGCAAAGATGTGAAATCGGTCGCCTTTCAAGTCGGCTACGAAAGCCAGTCACAGTTTAGTCGAGAATACAAACGCCAGTTTGGGGCTTCGCCGAATAATGATATGCTCAAAAAACGATATTAA
- a CDS encoding Rossmann-like and DUF2520 domain-containing protein — MIVGFIGAGKVGCTLGKYFSSCGIEVAGFYSRSYEHAKQASEFTQSHAFLTLAEIVAKCDCLLVTVSDSQIAEVWYDLCQLPIGNKWIGHCSGLLTSHIFSQNKVVHPFAFSLHPLYAIYDRFDCFSDMVNVSFTLEANADIIPTLTEFFAKLPNPIAILPAIKKPLYHAACVMLSNQVLALVQIGVDLLNEQCGLDQEFSEQAWHPLFLGNANNACRAGIIDALTGPVERGDVETIKQHIMAMPDELKPIYQQLSTILLNISRKKHPNRDYKQLELEL; from the coding sequence ATGATCGTTGGTTTTATTGGTGCTGGGAAGGTTGGTTGCACCTTAGGGAAGTATTTTAGTTCTTGTGGAATCGAAGTCGCAGGATTTTATAGCCGCTCGTATGAGCATGCAAAACAAGCAAGCGAATTTACTCAAAGTCATGCATTTTTAACGCTAGCTGAGATAGTTGCTAAGTGTGATTGTTTGTTGGTCACCGTCTCAGATAGTCAAATTGCCGAAGTTTGGTATGATTTGTGTCAACTGCCAATTGGCAATAAATGGATTGGCCATTGTAGCGGGCTGTTAACGTCTCATATCTTTAGCCAAAATAAAGTTGTTCATCCCTTCGCTTTTTCATTACATCCACTCTATGCAATTTACGATCGCTTTGATTGTTTTTCTGATATGGTTAATGTGTCTTTCACGCTGGAAGCCAATGCCGATATCATTCCAACCTTAACTGAATTTTTTGCAAAACTCCCCAACCCTATCGCCATTTTGCCCGCCATTAAAAAGCCGCTTTACCATGCCGCTTGTGTCATGCTTAGCAATCAAGTTTTGGCTTTGGTGCAAATTGGTGTTGATCTGCTCAACGAGCAGTGTGGATTGGATCAAGAGTTTAGTGAACAGGCGTGGCATCCACTATTTTTAGGCAATGCCAATAATGCTTGCCGGGCGGGTATCATTGATGCGTTGACCGGACCGGTTGAACGTGGCGATGTTGAAACAATCAAACAACATATTATGGCCATGCCCGATGAGCTAAAGCCCATTTACCAGCAACTATCGACCATATTGCTTAATATCAGTCGAAAAAAACATCCAAACAGGGACTACAAACAATTAGAACTGGAGCTGTAG
- a CDS encoding DNA polymerase III subunit chi: MKKVIFYLLENKAPADEAGVLFHEKLACQKITEAWQTKQRILVACQDQAQAERIDEYLWQQDTQHFVPHNLAGEGMRGGSPVEICWPQRRSSGSRQILINLQEQFPEFSGVYRDVIDFVPVDEHLKVLARERYKTYKQAGFNLKTIPILIS; encoded by the coding sequence ATGAAAAAAGTCATATTTTATCTCTTAGAAAACAAGGCACCGGCGGATGAGGCGGGTGTTTTGTTTCATGAAAAATTGGCTTGTCAAAAAATTACCGAAGCTTGGCAAACGAAGCAACGGATACTGGTAGCCTGTCAAGATCAAGCGCAAGCTGAACGCATAGATGAATACCTGTGGCAACAAGATACGCAACATTTTGTGCCGCACAATTTAGCCGGTGAAGGCATGAGAGGCGGTTCACCGGTTGAAATTTGTTGGCCGCAAAGACGTAGTAGCGGTAGTCGGCAGATACTGATCAATCTGCAAGAGCAGTTCCCGGAATTTTCCGGCGTATACCGAGATGTGATTGACTTTGTGCCGGTAGATGAACACTTGAAAGTGTTAGCCCGGGAAAGGTATAAAACCTATAAACAAGCAGGTTTTAATCTTAAAACTATTCCGATCTTAATTAGCTAA
- a CDS encoding leucyl aminopeptidase has translation MEFQIKNSATITKQKSECFVLPIFLDKNQIDSVKELDLTTNGLISQMIKSGEISGEIGHTTFLYSCSTQLKQKLLFVGCGKLKAFDLKQSKKVIQAAVKELLAKKVKEISWDILNINSSITLQIAKQLPQIVAQLTYRFDDYKSKKSPLASLTKITLLCGDKKLVKQANEALSQGNIIAQAISATKTIANMPSNVCNASYLAEQGKKLGKQHASLKVTCLGEKELAKLNMNAYLAVGRGSQNESIMTVIEYHGAKDKKAQPYVLVGKGLTFDSGGISIKPSAGMDEMKYDMCGAATVYGVMQAVAQLNLPINVVGIMAGCENMPDGNAYRPGDILTTMSGITVEVINTDAEGRLVLCDALTYVDRYQPKTVIDIATLTGACIVALGHHYTGVMGNNDKLVEQLITASNSAGDKAWALPIDDDFQDQINSTCADIVNAGGRDGGTITAACFLSRFTEKYQWAHLDIAGTAWQSGANKGATGRPVAMLIEYLLAQ, from the coding sequence ATGGAATTTCAAATAAAAAACAGCGCAACTATCACAAAACAAAAATCCGAATGTTTCGTGCTGCCAATATTTCTAGATAAAAATCAAATAGATTCAGTAAAAGAATTAGACCTCACAACCAACGGCTTAATTAGCCAAATGATTAAGTCAGGTGAAATTAGTGGCGAAATAGGGCACACAACCTTTTTATATTCCTGCTCAACTCAATTAAAACAAAAACTGCTTTTTGTCGGTTGTGGCAAATTAAAAGCGTTTGATTTAAAGCAATCGAAAAAAGTAATTCAAGCAGCGGTTAAAGAATTATTAGCGAAAAAAGTAAAAGAGATCAGCTGGGATATCTTAAACATTAATTCATCTATCACATTACAGATCGCTAAACAGTTGCCCCAAATTGTTGCTCAATTAACTTATCGCTTTGATGACTACAAATCAAAAAAATCACCGTTAGCAAGTTTAACCAAAATCACTTTACTTTGTGGCGATAAAAAACTGGTTAAACAGGCAAACGAAGCTTTATCACAAGGTAACATTATTGCGCAAGCTATTAGTGCAACTAAAACGATTGCCAATATGCCGTCTAATGTTTGTAATGCTAGCTACTTAGCAGAACAAGGTAAAAAACTCGGTAAGCAGCATGCTTCGTTAAAAGTCACTTGTTTAGGTGAAAAAGAGCTGGCCAAATTAAATATGAATGCTTATTTAGCGGTAGGGCGTGGTTCACAAAACGAATCAATCATGACCGTTATTGAGTATCATGGCGCCAAAGATAAAAAAGCGCAGCCTTATGTCTTAGTCGGTAAAGGTTTAACTTTTGATTCGGGCGGTATTTCGATTAAACCATCAGCCGGTATGGATGAGATGAAATATGACATGTGTGGTGCGGCAACCGTTTATGGAGTTATGCAGGCTGTTGCTCAATTAAACTTACCGATAAATGTGGTTGGTATTATGGCAGGATGCGAAAACATGCCGGACGGCAATGCTTATCGACCGGGTGATATCTTAACCACGATGTCCGGCATCACCGTTGAAGTCATCAATACCGATGCGGAAGGCCGTTTAGTGTTATGCGATGCCTTAACCTACGTTGATCGTTATCAACCTAAAACGGTTATTGATATTGCCACCTTAACTGGCGCTTGTATTGTGGCTTTAGGTCATCACTATACCGGCGTAATGGGCAATAATGATAAATTAGTTGAACAGTTAATAACCGCATCAAACAGCGCAGGGGATAAAGCATGGGCGTTACCTATTGACGATGATTTTCAAGATCAGATAAACTCCACTTGCGCCGATATAGTTAATGCCGGTGGGCGTGACGGTGGCACAATAACGGCTGCATGTTTTTTATCTCGTTTTACCGAAAAATATCAATGGGCACACTTAGATATCGCCGGTACTGCTTGGCAGTCAGGCGCCAACAAAGGTGCAACCGGTAGACCGGTGGCGATGTTAATCGAATATCTATTAGCGCAATAA
- the lptG gene encoding LPS export ABC transporter permease LptG — translation MFSILDRYIGKTIISTIGLCLFLLISLSGIIRFIDQLRKIKVDYDAFSVGMYTLLMVPKDLEIFFPMAALLGALIGLGILASRSELIVMETSGFSRFKIALAVMKTALPLVILTMAIGEWVAPISEQTARNMRSEKLYGNSLMAEQGSLWAKDGNDYVYIGHVNNDSSIANIDIYSVGNNKLLSITHAVSGVFKDGVWTLNQLEKNDLTNPNQITNVNMLSMEWKTNITPDKLSIVAFDPDSLSASGLYQYSQYLKSSGQDTKYYDLLFWKKMIKPVSVAVMMLLALSFIFGPLRSVSMGIRVIIGISFGFLFYIADNLFAQISIVWGVYPVVGSLLTSLIFLIISYILFKRKN, via the coding sequence ATGTTTTCGATTTTAGATCGCTATATTGGTAAAACTATAATAAGTACAATCGGACTTTGCCTGTTTTTATTAATCAGCCTATCGGGCATTATCCGTTTTATCGATCAGCTTAGAAAAATTAAAGTTGATTATGATGCTTTTTCTGTCGGTATGTATACATTGTTAATGGTGCCTAAAGATTTGGAAATATTTTTCCCTATGGCGGCACTGTTAGGCGCGTTAATCGGCTTAGGTATTTTGGCGTCCCGTAGCGAACTTATCGTTATGGAAACATCGGGATTTAGTCGTTTTAAAATTGCTTTGGCGGTAATGAAAACCGCACTACCCTTAGTTATTTTAACCATGGCTATCGGTGAATGGGTCGCACCCATTAGCGAACAAACCGCACGCAATATGCGTTCAGAAAAGCTTTATGGCAATTCGTTAATGGCTGAACAAGGCAGTTTATGGGCTAAAGATGGTAATGATTATGTGTATATCGGTCATGTTAATAATGACAGTTCGATAGCCAATATTGATATTTATTCAGTGGGTAACAATAAGTTGCTCTCGATAACCCATGCGGTTAGCGGTGTGTTTAAAGACGGTGTTTGGACGTTAAATCAACTTGAAAAGAATGATTTAACTAATCCAAATCAGATCACCAATGTCAATATGCTCTCTATGGAGTGGAAAACCAATATTACGCCCGATAAATTGAGCATTGTGGCTTTCGATCCCGATTCTTTGTCGGCTTCCGGTCTTTATCAATATTCCCAATATTTAAAAAGCTCCGGTCAAGACACCAAATATTATGATCTGCTGTTTTGGAAAAAGATGATTAAACCCGTTTCTGTAGCCGTTATGATGCTGTTGGCTTTATCGTTTATATTTGGTCCTTTACGTAGTGTATCTATGGGGATTAGGGTGATTATTGGGATTAGTTTTGGATTCTTGTTCTATATTGCCGACAATCTTTTTGCGCAAATTAGTATTGTTTGGGGCGTCTATCCGGTGGTTGGCTCGCTTCTAACCAGTTTGATCTTCCTGATAATCAGTTACATCTTATTTAAGCGCAAAAACTAA
- the lptF gene encoding LPS export ABC transporter permease LptF, with amino-acid sequence MIIRRYLVRETLKTQGAILFILLLIFFSQKLIRILSSAIDGNIPRDLIMPLLVLGISNMADLILPLSLFLGVLVTFGRLYADSEMVAMHACGVKKSINYQVVFFLCILTCGLTALNSLCFGPWSSSKQDQLVENAKINPSLAGLLAGQFQQTPDGNSVIYIGNVNNNNLDNVFIAQINPKNNQRPSIIIANKGKTGQDEQGNQIITLQDANRYEGTAQLKDFRISNFHNYLGIIKPKELDMNNEDEKIDVQQLSMTELYHSNTAKANAEFYWRLTLIISVPLMAFMVIPLSVSSPRQGRLAQILPALLLYLIYFLLASSFKANAGKERLDPAFWFYVINLGYLVIALILNCWDNLFMRKLRLKYIAS; translated from the coding sequence GTGATTATTCGTCGATATTTAGTAAGAGAAACATTGAAAACGCAAGGTGCAATACTATTTATATTATTGCTGATCTTTTTTTCTCAAAAATTAATCAGAATTTTATCCAGCGCCATTGATGGAAACATTCCACGTGATTTAATCATGCCTTTATTAGTGTTAGGCATTTCCAATATGGCTGATCTTATTTTACCGCTTAGCCTGTTTCTCGGTGTGCTTGTGACTTTCGGCCGATTATATGCAGATAGTGAAATGGTTGCAATGCACGCTTGTGGCGTAAAAAAATCGATCAACTATCAAGTTGTGTTCTTTCTTTGCATTTTAACGTGTGGCTTAACTGCCCTCAATAGTCTGTGCTTTGGTCCTTGGTCGAGTTCAAAGCAAGATCAGTTAGTTGAAAATGCGAAAATTAATCCTAGTTTAGCCGGTTTGTTAGCCGGTCAATTCCAGCAAACCCCGGACGGTAATTCGGTTATCTATATTGGTAATGTGAACAATAATAATTTAGACAATGTCTTTATTGCGCAAATTAATCCTAAAAACAATCAACGTCCGTCAATTATTATTGCCAATAAAGGTAAAACCGGGCAAGATGAGCAAGGCAATCAAATTATTACCCTGCAAGATGCTAATCGCTATGAAGGCACCGCTCAATTAAAAGATTTTCGTATTTCAAACTTCCATAACTATTTAGGCATCATCAAACCTAAAGAGTTAGATATGAATAATGAGGATGAAAAGATCGACGTGCAACAGTTGAGTATGACTGAACTGTATCACAGCAATACCGCGAAAGCTAACGCTGAGTTTTATTGGCGATTAACCCTTATTATTTCTGTACCGCTTATGGCCTTTATGGTGATTCCGTTAAGTGTCTCAAGTCCACGGCAAGGGCGATTGGCGCAAATATTGCCGGCATTGTTGCTCTATTTAATCTATTTTCTTTTAGCCAGTTCATTTAAAGCGAACGCCGGCAAAGAACGGCTCGATCCGGCATTTTGGTTTTATGTTATCAATTTAGGCTATCTGGTTATTGCCTTAATTTTGAATTGTTGGGATAACTTATTTATGCGTAAACTTCGTTTAAAATATATTGCATCGTAA
- the msrA gene encoding peptide-methionine (S)-S-oxide reductase MsrA, protein MQKYEKATFAGGCFWCMVKPFDKYEGVISVVSGYTGGHVPNPTYEQVCQGTTGHTEAVEITFDPNKITYQALLDIFWQQIDPTDANGQFADRGDSYRPVIFYHTPSQHKLALESKQKLIASKRFSQPINVAIEPAVAFYPAEEYHQDYYKKRPEHYNRYYQLSGRAPFISKNWADKNK, encoded by the coding sequence ATGCAAAAATATGAAAAAGCAACATTTGCCGGCGGCTGTTTTTGGTGTATGGTTAAGCCGTTTGACAAATATGAGGGGGTAATAAGTGTTGTCTCTGGTTATACCGGCGGGCATGTGCCTAATCCGACTTATGAGCAAGTTTGTCAAGGAACAACCGGCCATACTGAAGCGGTAGAAATCACATTTGATCCGAACAAAATCACCTATCAAGCCTTGCTTGATATATTTTGGCAACAAATTGACCCAACCGATGCCAATGGGCAGTTTGCTGATCGGGGGGATTCTTATCGCCCGGTTATCTTTTATCATACACCTTCACAACATAAACTGGCTTTAGAGTCTAAACAAAAATTAATTGCCAGCAAACGTTTTTCCCAACCAATCAATGTCGCAATCGAACCGGCTGTTGCATTCTATCCGGCAGAAGAATATCATCAAGATTACTATAAAAAGCGACCGGAACATTATAATCGTTATTACCAGTTATCGGGTCGAGCACCCTTTATCTCGAAAAATTGGGCTGATAAAAATAAATGA